One genomic window of Candidatus Micrarchaeota archaeon includes the following:
- a CDS encoding DNA-binding protein, translating to MDIKDLKPGTVTVVRGVVISKGETREVLNRFGKRMKVANVTLKDESGEITLSLWGDDIDKVKVGDKITIKDGWVSTFRNNLQLSLGRNGKLIVERD from the coding sequence ATGGATATAAAAGACCTTAAACCCGGAACCGTAACAGTTGTCAGAGGAGTAGTGATCAGTAAAGGTGAGACGAGAGAGGTTTTGAACAGGTTCGGTAAAAGGATGAAGGTTGCAAACGTAACGCTGAAGGATGAGAGCGGTGAGATAACGTTGTCCCTATGGGGTGACGACATAGACAAGGTTAAAGTAGGCGATAAAATCACGATAAAAGACGGATGGGTATCAACGTTCCGTAACAATCTTCAACTTTCCTTGGGACGGAACGGTAAACTCATCGTTGAAAGGGATTAA
- a CDS encoding pyruvate ferredoxin oxidoreductase subunit gamma — protein sequence MIEVRFHGRGGQGAVTAAELLAVAIGMRNKYSQSFPMFGVERRGAPVQAFCRIDDKPIRVHKAVYNPDYVVVLDSTLLDNVDVCDGIKERGVVIINTHLSKDEIKKELKCDNATVYTVDAYSIAVKHLGKPIVNTAMLGAFAKIADWVDLQNLEDAIKERFEDEELIKKNVAALKECYDTVQ from the coding sequence ATGATTGAGGTCAGGTTCCACGGAAGAGGGGGACAGGGTGCTGTTACCGCTGCAGAACTGCTTGCCGTTGCTATAGGTATGAGAAACAAGTACTCGCAAAGTTTTCCGATGTTCGGTGTAGAACGTAGGGGTGCACCTGTCCAAGCCTTTTGTAGGATCGATGATAAACCGATACGTGTTCACAAAGCGGTGTACAACCCGGATTATGTAGTTGTTCTCGATTCGACGTTGTTGGATAATGTTGATGTGTGTGACGGGATAAAGGAAAGAGGGGTGGTCATAATCAATACGCATCTGTCCAAGGATGAGATAAAGAAGGAACTCAAATGCGATAATGCGACTGTCTACACTGTAGACGCGTATTCCATCGCTGTTAAACATTTAGGTAAACCCATTGTCAACACGGCCATGCTAGGTGCGTTTGCAAAGATCGCCGATTGGGTGGACCTCCAAAACCTCGAAGACGCGATAAAGGAGAGGTTTGAAGATGAGGAACTGATAAAGAAAAATGTAGCGGCTCTGAAGGAATGTTATGATACTGTTCAATAG
- a CDS encoding 4Fe-4S binding protein: MAPAGSQAANKTGSWRDKRPVIDSTKCIKCGLCALHCPDGVITIDENGAHINYDYCKGCLICKSVCPVKAISFEVEGQR; encoded by the coding sequence ATGGCGCCTGCAGGTTCGCAGGCGGCCAACAAAACTGGCTCATGGAGAGATAAACGGCCGGTTATTGATAGTACCAAATGCATTAAATGCGGACTTTGTGCATTGCATTGTCCGGATGGAGTGATAACCATCGATGAAAACGGCGCGCATATAAATTATGATTACTGCAAAGGATGTCTTATCTGTAAATCCGTATGCCCTGTAAAAGCGATAAGTTTTGAAGTTGAGGGGCAGAGATAG
- the porA gene encoding pyruvate ferredoxin oxidoreductase, with translation MFVEGKKTVEGSIAIAETVVNIQPDVVACFPITPSTHIAEHLNKAYTDGRIKTYVAVDSEFAAISVLAGASAAGVRTFSTTASQGLALMHEVLFAVSSMRLPVVMVVANRSLNSPLSIWNDHQDTMVERDSGWIQFYCETNQEVVDTLPLAYKIAEENKVPVMVNMDGFYLTHAVEQIVIPGRKLIEDYIGEYDPDIKLDPENPVALGIYAKPEHNQAFKVQLDEDLFALEKKVPGYADEWYSIIGREHDNGVIEDYYASDADYVIIALSSVCGNVKETVDKLRAEGEKVGLLRVKLYRPFPYEEVAEILKNVKSIGVFEKMLSMGAKTPLYTDVLTALYEKGITVPVSSFIGGLAGRDITEEHITKMFEVIKSGKPIRDYVW, from the coding sequence ATGTTTGTAGAAGGTAAAAAAACCGTAGAAGGTAGCATTGCCATTGCCGAAACGGTAGTGAACATTCAACCCGATGTAGTGGCATGTTTCCCGATCACCCCGTCTACGCATATAGCAGAACATCTTAACAAAGCCTATACCGACGGTAGGATTAAGACGTACGTGGCCGTTGATTCTGAGTTTGCAGCCATATCCGTGTTAGCGGGCGCGAGTGCAGCGGGAGTAAGGACGTTTTCAACAACCGCTTCGCAGGGTTTGGCTCTGATGCACGAAGTACTGTTTGCGGTATCTTCGATGAGGTTACCTGTCGTTATGGTTGTGGCGAACAGGTCCTTGAACTCGCCGTTGAGCATCTGGAACGATCATCAGGATACGATGGTGGAACGGGATTCAGGTTGGATACAGTTCTACTGTGAAACCAATCAGGAAGTGGTGGACACCTTACCGTTGGCTTACAAGATCGCTGAAGAGAACAAAGTTCCTGTAATGGTTAACATGGACGGGTTTTATCTCACGCATGCCGTTGAACAGATCGTAATACCTGGTCGAAAACTCATCGAAGATTACATCGGGGAATACGACCCGGACATCAAACTCGACCCGGAAAATCCTGTAGCGTTGGGAATATACGCCAAACCTGAACATAACCAGGCGTTTAAGGTTCAGTTGGATGAAGACCTGTTCGCGTTAGAAAAGAAGGTTCCAGGATATGCCGATGAATGGTACTCTATCATAGGGAGGGAGCACGATAACGGTGTTATCGAAGATTATTATGCCAGCGATGCTGACTACGTCATCATAGCACTGTCATCGGTGTGCGGTAACGTTAAGGAAACTGTCGATAAACTGAGAGCAGAGGGGGAGAAGGTGGGGCTTTTGAGAGTCAAGTTGTACAGACCGTTTCCGTACGAAGAAGTGGCGGAGATATTGAAGAACGTCAAATCGATAGGTGTGTTCGAAAAGATGTTATCGATGGGTGCCAAAACTCCCCTGTATACGGATGTTTTGACCGCTCTCTATGAAAAAGGAATAACCGTTCCCGTATCTTCGTTCATCGGTGGATTGGCAGGTAGAGATATCACAGAGGAACATATCACAAAGATGTTTGAGGTGATAAAGAGCGGTAAACCCATAAGGGATTACGTATGGTAA
- a CDS encoding pyruvate synthase subunit beta gives MFNREDDILVSGHTACAGCGAAIAIRTVMREIGRDSIVVNATGCAEIFTSCYPYSAWKVPYIHVTFENAAAVATGVARALRARGNTHTHVVVIAGDGATYDIGMGILSGMLERNEDVLYICYDNEAYMNTGIQRSSSTPYKSWTTTSQVGSKIKGKPEPKVDIVEIAKAHGIPYAASASIGYIADLQNKVRKALGIKGARFINVLSPCVPGWRIDPSETVEIAKLAVDTGFYKIREFENGRETVNIQPKFTPVEEYLKRQGRFKHLTKEDIEEIQRMVYRKWGREP, from the coding sequence ATGTTTAATCGTGAAGATGATATCCTCGTCTCCGGTCATACTGCGTGTGCAGGATGCGGTGCCGCAATAGCGATAAGGACGGTGATGAGGGAGATAGGACGTGATTCTATCGTTGTTAATGCAACCGGATGTGCAGAGATATTCACCTCCTGTTACCCTTACAGTGCCTGGAAGGTGCCGTACATCCATGTCACTTTTGAAAATGCGGCTGCTGTTGCAACGGGTGTTGCCCGCGCGCTCCGCGCGCGCGGCAACACCCATACTCACGTAGTGGTAATCGCAGGTGACGGTGCAACCTACGATATAGGGATGGGGATACTCTCAGGCATGCTGGAGAGGAACGAAGATGTGTTGTACATCTGTTACGATAACGAGGCGTACATGAATACAGGGATACAGAGGAGTAGTTCTACACCTTACAAAAGTTGGACCACTACGTCACAAGTCGGATCAAAGATTAAAGGTAAACCGGAACCAAAGGTGGACATTGTAGAAATCGCGAAGGCTCACGGGATACCGTATGCGGCAAGTGCTTCCATAGGATACATTGCTGACCTCCAGAATAAGGTTCGGAAGGCGTTAGGTATCAAAGGTGCCCGGTTTATCAATGTGCTCTCACCATGCGTGCCCGGTTGGAGGATAGATCCGTCAGAAACTGTCGAGATCGCAAAACTCGCTGTTGACACCGGGTTCTATAAGATACGCGAGTTCGAGAACGGTAGGGAAACGGTAAACATACAACCCAAGTTTACACCTGTTGAAGAGTATCTTAAACGTCAGGGTAGGTTTAAGCATCTGACAAAAGAAGATATCGAAGAAATACAGAGAATGGTCTACAGAAAATGGGGGAGAGAACCTTAA
- a CDS encoding PD-(D/E)XK nuclease family protein, with the protein MTDSFHRVLWAGWLSKSQVKQFERCPYAWYLRNILHQPGEERPELTNGSNVHEILNWVYDQKPRFESVEELRATLFSHPDSENYGPLLSNFLRIIERWTLSHPLFREYSVRDQDYAVTGKIDRVDMINSVTYVVEYKWSYKKYNQSDYLFELSLYAKLLEKNAHLIVNHGAVMFLQDGDIHTYEITDDMKNEAISRILNVRGEIFRCLATDNFVKRVSPLCKYCEYKNICDAYREHETQQNVLPIK; encoded by the coding sequence ATGACTGACAGTTTCCATCGGGTACTGTGGGCGGGATGGTTGAGTAAATCTCAAGTCAAACAGTTTGAACGATGTCCTTATGCATGGTACTTACGTAACATCCTTCATCAACCCGGAGAGGAACGTCCTGAACTCACCAACGGTTCAAACGTCCACGAGATTCTGAATTGGGTGTACGACCAAAAACCGAGGTTCGAATCCGTTGAAGAACTGCGTGCTACGTTATTTTCTCATCCCGATTCTGAGAATTACGGTCCGTTGTTATCCAATTTTCTCAGGATTATTGAGAGATGGACCCTTTCCCATCCGTTGTTTAGAGAATACAGTGTCCGGGACCAAGATTATGCGGTAACCGGTAAAATAGACCGCGTTGACATGATAAACAGTGTTACATATGTAGTTGAATACAAATGGTCGTACAAAAAGTACAACCAATCAGATTATCTGTTCGAACTATCCCTGTACGCTAAACTCCTGGAGAAAAACGCTCATCTCATCGTCAACCACGGTGCCGTCATGTTTCTCCAGGACGGAGACATCCATACGTACGAGATCACTGATGACATGAAAAACGAAGCCATCTCCCGTATCCTCAACGTTCGTGGGGAGATATTTAGATGTCTTGCAACTGACAATTTTGTAAAACGTGTGTCGCCGTTATGTAAATACTGCGAATATAAAAATATCTGTGACGCTTACAGAGAACATGAGACTCAGCAAAACGTGTTACCGATTAAGTAG
- a CDS encoding exosome complex RNA-binding protein Csl4 — translation MDLVIPGDVLGTEEEVLPGNGTELEDGEVVSTVIGIPVHRNRSVHVKSVNQPSFIIRYMKVIGRVESTTESAAIVSCLPLNNLSKKSNILRSGMKFIAGLHISKISRSHIKSIKDGVRIGDIIRGTVINVDLRKNVVDISTQAPEDGVIIGYCSVCRTKLNLLKRGVLKCPRCGNVEHRKTSVLYGRTDLFIKTR, via the coding sequence ATGGACCTTGTCATACCTGGAGATGTATTGGGCACTGAAGAAGAAGTTCTCCCTGGGAACGGAACCGAGTTAGAAGACGGAGAGGTTGTTTCTACGGTGATAGGGATACCGGTACATAGGAACAGGTCCGTCCATGTTAAGAGCGTTAACCAACCCTCCTTCATCATCAGATATATGAAGGTCATAGGCCGTGTCGAAAGCACTACAGAATCCGCAGCAATCGTTTCATGTTTACCTTTGAACAATCTGAGTAAGAAAAGTAATATCTTAAGGTCCGGAATGAAGTTCATTGCCGGACTTCATATCTCGAAAATTTCCAGGTCGCACATAAAATCTATAAAGGACGGGGTCAGGATAGGAGATATAATCAGGGGGACGGTAATAAACGTTGACCTGAGAAAGAACGTGGTGGACATCTCTACACAGGCACCGGAAGACGGAGTCATAATAGGTTACTGTTCGGTGTGTAGAACGAAACTGAACCTTCTGAAAAGAGGAGTTCTTAAATGTCCGAGGTGCGGTAATGTAGAACACCGTAAGACAAGCGTTCTGTACGGTAGAACCGACCTGTTTATAAAAACGAGATGA
- a CDS encoding DUF373 family protein, which produces MKRRKKLMIIVVDRDNDIYEKARMSGPIIGREANLNAAIKLALADPQDTDANALFQAIKLYDELSEKYDVVLVTLTGSKKLGYAADKNISSQLDRVLSEHPVDECMVVTDGADDEVILPIIESRVKISSVKVVVMKQAKELEKTYVVLLEKLRDPYYAKIIFGIPAILLLISAFASYMHWGWEPIAVVIAVYLIQRLLGIDEKLGRLVSSFQFSVESSSFLLYLTSLTLILVSIWTGYQGVLSASHDPLNTPLKTVARAIQGMFLLLPWGLLLAIAGKMLDYYKDKNKIGIIRMGFYAIATVLLWTVLSAMADWIVLSGPPYVSFEDLILIVIVSVVVGYAAITTLHRIRVHSIMRMKLENKEMIDVSGVHIGKIIGIDRRSNRIIVQGPFSRRTVPLEAVVDASDKVIIRL; this is translated from the coding sequence GTGAAACGACGGAAAAAACTGATGATAATCGTAGTTGATAGAGACAACGATATCTACGAAAAAGCAAGAATGTCAGGTCCAATCATAGGTAGGGAAGCTAACCTAAACGCCGCTATCAAACTCGCATTGGCGGACCCACAGGACACCGATGCAAACGCACTATTCCAGGCGATCAAACTTTACGATGAATTATCCGAGAAGTACGATGTAGTCCTTGTCACACTGACCGGGTCCAAGAAGTTGGGTTATGCTGCGGATAAAAATATAAGCAGTCAACTTGACCGCGTTCTTTCAGAACATCCTGTTGACGAATGCATGGTTGTTACGGACGGTGCTGACGATGAGGTCATTCTTCCCATCATAGAATCGCGGGTGAAGATATCTTCGGTAAAAGTTGTGGTTATGAAACAGGCTAAAGAACTTGAGAAGACGTACGTGGTCCTTCTTGAGAAACTGAGAGATCCCTACTATGCAAAGATCATCTTTGGGATACCTGCCATTCTCCTGTTGATAAGTGCATTTGCCAGTTATATGCATTGGGGTTGGGAACCGATCGCCGTTGTGATAGCTGTTTATCTGATTCAACGATTGCTAGGTATCGATGAAAAACTCGGTCGTCTGGTCAGCAGTTTCCAGTTTTCGGTGGAAAGCAGCAGTTTTCTTCTGTATCTCACCTCTCTTACATTGATATTGGTGTCGATCTGGACAGGTTACCAGGGCGTATTGTCTGCGTCGCACGACCCTCTGAACACCCCTCTTAAGACCGTGGCTAGAGCGATCCAGGGGATGTTTCTGTTACTGCCATGGGGTCTTCTCCTGGCGATAGCAGGGAAGATGTTGGATTACTACAAAGACAAGAATAAGATAGGTATAATCAGGATGGGGTTCTACGCAATCGCAACAGTGCTGTTATGGACCGTGTTAAGCGCTATGGCAGATTGGATAGTGTTATCCGGACCACCGTACGTGTCCTTTGAAGACCTTATCCTCATAGTTATAGTTTCGGTAGTTGTAGGTTATGCTGCGATAACCACCCTTCACAGGATACGTGTCCACAGCATCATGAGGATGAAACTCGAGAATAAAGAGATGATCGATGTGAGCGGTGTCCATATCGGAAAGATTATAGGTATTGATAGAAGGTCTAACCGGATCATAGTTCAGGGCCCGTTCTCGCGAAGAACGGTACCGCTCGAAGCGGTGGTCGATGCTTCGGACAAGGTCATAATCCGACTTTGA
- the lonB gene encoding ATP-dependent protease LonB, whose translation MGILMTDDKITWNFKTTEEIPVPERLIDQIIGQDKAVEIIKLAAKQRRHVLMIGSPGTGKSMMAQAMAELMPAEELEDVLVYPNPLDENNPKVKVVKTYPSREEIQKNPYWRAVVNRFPDPTMGMGRKIMLYEKQKEPISNIPQTQHKKTSPLLTVGIIALLTIIAVYITDALSSDTKWFILGFMFMLSFLYFLFSLTENLPLRMGMPNKSNAPKLIVDNSGRRTAPFVDATGAKAGALLGDVRHDPLQSGGLGTPAHLRVEAGAIHKANRGVLFIDEITSLTKHFQQELLTAMQEKKYPITGQSELSSGAVVKTDPVPCDFVLVAAGNPQDILTMHPALRSRIRGSGYEIYVEDHLPDTPENELKLVRFVAQEVKKDGKIPHFTKDAVKVVIETARRWSRRRNHFSLNLRELGGLVRAAGDLAVRDGAKYVEAEHVKRALNMAKTFEEQLSQKVIDLRKEYKVFMNRGEEIGRVNGLAVVGNTLSGIVLPIVAEVTPSFSKSGGRFIATGKLGEIAKEAIDNVSAIIKKHVSKDISHNDIHVQFLQTYEGVEGDSASIAVAVAVISAMENIPVDQSVGMTGSLTVRGDVLPVGGLTGKVEACIEAGLKKVIVPRANLLDIHIPKERIKKSGLQVIPVDTIVDVLEHALVDTPKKRALLKRMAKGIKPIGQKKAEKKKSSKGRTRSAGKKKKK comes from the coding sequence ATGGGGATACTGATGACCGATGACAAGATTACGTGGAACTTCAAAACTACTGAGGAGATACCAGTACCGGAGAGATTAATAGATCAGATAATCGGACAGGATAAAGCAGTAGAGATAATAAAACTTGCCGCCAAACAGAGGAGACACGTCCTGATGATCGGTAGCCCGGGCACCGGAAAATCTATGATGGCACAGGCCATGGCAGAACTTATGCCCGCTGAAGAACTGGAAGACGTCCTCGTATATCCCAACCCTCTCGATGAAAACAATCCTAAGGTTAAGGTAGTAAAGACGTATCCATCCAGAGAAGAGATACAAAAAAATCCCTACTGGAGAGCGGTTGTAAACAGGTTTCCCGACCCGACAATGGGGATGGGTAGAAAGATCATGCTTTACGAAAAGCAAAAGGAACCGATATCAAACATACCGCAAACGCAACATAAAAAAACATCGCCACTTTTAACCGTTGGAATCATCGCATTGTTAACAATTATCGCCGTTTACATTACCGACGCGTTATCGTCAGATACGAAATGGTTTATCCTAGGATTCATGTTCATGCTTTCCTTCTTATACTTCCTCTTCTCGTTAACAGAAAATCTTCCGTTACGTATGGGTATGCCGAACAAGTCCAACGCACCGAAACTGATCGTCGATAATTCCGGTAGACGGACCGCGCCGTTCGTCGATGCAACAGGTGCAAAGGCGGGTGCATTGCTCGGAGATGTACGTCATGACCCGTTACAGAGCGGTGGGTTGGGAACACCCGCACATCTCCGTGTGGAAGCAGGAGCCATACATAAAGCTAACCGTGGTGTGCTTTTCATCGATGAGATAACTTCACTAACCAAGCATTTTCAACAGGAATTGTTGACTGCGATGCAGGAGAAGAAGTATCCGATAACCGGACAGAGCGAACTTTCTTCGGGTGCGGTTGTAAAAACAGACCCGGTACCTTGCGATTTCGTTCTGGTGGCAGCAGGAAACCCGCAGGATATACTGACAATGCATCCCGCTTTGAGATCCCGAATAAGGGGTAGCGGATACGAGATATACGTAGAGGACCATCTACCCGACACACCAGAAAACGAGTTAAAACTGGTGAGGTTTGTTGCTCAGGAAGTCAAAAAAGACGGTAAGATACCCCATTTCACTAAAGATGCCGTTAAAGTGGTCATCGAAACGGCGAGAAGATGGAGCAGGCGACGAAACCATTTCTCCTTAAACCTTAGAGAACTCGGCGGTCTGGTCAGAGCCGCCGGTGACCTGGCTGTGAGAGACGGCGCGAAATATGTTGAAGCAGAACACGTCAAACGCGCCCTCAACATGGCGAAAACGTTCGAAGAACAACTGTCTCAAAAGGTCATAGACCTCAGAAAAGAGTACAAGGTGTTTATGAACAGAGGTGAAGAGATAGGCAGGGTCAACGGGTTGGCTGTTGTAGGCAACACATTGTCGGGAATAGTGCTACCTATCGTTGCCGAAGTTACACCGTCATTCTCCAAGAGCGGTGGAAGATTCATCGCTACGGGTAAACTCGGGGAGATCGCAAAAGAAGCGATCGACAACGTATCCGCCATCATCAAAAAGCATGTTAGTAAAGACATCAGTCACAACGACATTCATGTGCAATTCCTCCAGACTTATGAAGGTGTTGAAGGGGACAGTGCTTCCATCGCTGTTGCTGTGGCGGTGATATCTGCCATGGAAAACATACCTGTGGACCAATCCGTCGGTATGACTGGGTCGTTAACGGTGCGCGGGGACGTGCTTCCTGTCGGCGGATTAACGGGTAAGGTAGAGGCATGCATCGAGGCAGGGTTGAAAAAAGTGATTGTTCCGCGCGCAAACCTGTTGGACATTCATATCCCGAAAGAAAGAATTAAGAAAAGCGGGCTTCAGGTTATACCTGTAGATACGATCGTAGATGTCTTAGAGCATGCGTTGGTAGACACACCCAAAAAACGGGCCCTTCTGAAGAGGATGGCTAAAGGGATAAAACCCATCGGCCAGAAAAAGGCGGAGAAAAAGAAGTCGTCAAAAGGCAGAACCAGGTCTGCAGGTAAAAAGAAAAAGAAATGA
- the pcn gene encoding proliferating cell nuclear antigen (pcna), translating to MFRLVMEDAKNMKNIVDAVVNIIDEGPVEINEEGLFLRAIDPSQIAMISLKIPKLAFTEYTVESPSVIGVNFSQLSKIMNRAKTGEKFVMSSDESTLIVEFLGAHKHRTFKIPLIETHELIRKELSIEPEAIVSVEAGELKESLKDVGLISTYLTFVVDKNGFVIDVKGDTGNLQIEMPGDSLSKFEVKNKARASFSLQYMESIVKACPDHQSLTLYIKTDMPLKVEYNIEDAEIVYFLAPRKEEYE from the coding sequence ATGTTTAGGTTGGTGATGGAGGACGCAAAGAATATGAAGAATATTGTGGATGCAGTTGTTAACATCATCGATGAAGGACCTGTTGAGATCAATGAAGAAGGTTTATTCCTCCGTGCAATAGACCCTTCCCAGATTGCTATGATCTCTCTCAAGATACCGAAGCTCGCTTTTACCGAGTATACAGTTGAATCGCCATCCGTCATCGGGGTTAACTTTTCTCAACTTTCAAAAATCATGAACCGTGCAAAAACCGGCGAAAAGTTTGTGATGAGTAGCGATGAATCCACTCTGATCGTGGAATTCCTCGGTGCCCATAAGCACAGAACGTTCAAAATACCTCTTATCGAAACGCACGAATTGATCAGAAAAGAGTTGTCGATCGAACCAGAGGCGATCGTGTCTGTAGAGGCAGGGGAATTGAAGGAGTCTTTGAAAGACGTCGGTTTGATAAGCACATACCTGACTTTTGTAGTTGATAAGAACGGATTCGTAATCGATGTCAAGGGCGATACAGGTAATCTGCAGATAGAGATGCCGGGTGACAGTTTATCCAAGTTCGAAGTTAAGAATAAAGCACGTGCCAGTTTTTCGTTACAATACATGGAAAGCATAGTCAAGGCATGCCCTGATCACCAAAGCCTAACACTGTATATAAAGACCGATATGCCGTTGAAGGTGGAATACAACATAGAGGATGCCGAGATCGTTTACTTCCTGGCTCCGCGTAAGGAGGAGTACGAATAA
- a CDS encoding radical SAM protein, producing MTEFNGEVYTTQSVCPECGRVVDAVLYEDNGQIFMKKTCPEHGEFIERLYDAGEFHRIEKYIREVDEFRPDLKLTDHFHLCEACPYYKTPPVLAIMDVTNRCNLHCSYCFANADASGYLYEPSFETIVEMLKALRTNYDPPVPSVMFSGGEPTIRDDFVDIVREAKKLGFFVLVATNGYKIAASKEYTKQLKDAGLSIVYLSFDGLTDKSNREKKNHLIIDRILENCRAAKLGIVLVPTAIRGLNDDEVYDIVKFGLENVDIIRGVNFQPISFCGRMSPEDRANQRYTITDLLEDLEKQSNGVIRKEDFYPVSTVLPITRFVEAFTGKREVAFSVHPMCGSATYIFKDSEGNYIPVTRFVDIDKLMALLDEYAEKIKESPPMLKKVHLLALLKDLMSVIDKEKAPKEISPYELIKQIILQKGDINALGKFHERSLFVGTMHFQDLYNTDTDRLMHCAIHYMTPDMKTVSFCVYNSLGIREMIEKKYRRPWKGGNKTDVPGSPAEIASKP from the coding sequence ATGACTGAATTTAACGGTGAGGTTTACACTACTCAAAGTGTATGCCCTGAATGCGGTAGGGTTGTTGATGCGGTTCTGTACGAAGATAACGGTCAGATCTTCATGAAGAAGACGTGCCCCGAACACGGTGAGTTTATAGAACGGTTGTACGATGCCGGAGAGTTCCACAGGATAGAAAAATATATAAGAGAGGTTGACGAGTTTAGGCCCGACCTCAAACTAACTGACCATTTTCATCTCTGCGAAGCATGTCCCTATTATAAAACACCTCCTGTGTTGGCCATTATGGATGTTACCAACAGATGCAATCTTCATTGTTCATACTGTTTTGCCAATGCCGATGCAAGCGGTTATCTTTACGAACCCTCATTTGAGACCATTGTCGAGATGCTTAAGGCTCTGAGGACGAATTACGACCCACCAGTACCATCCGTGATGTTCTCCGGTGGCGAACCGACGATCAGGGATGATTTTGTCGACATAGTACGCGAGGCTAAGAAACTGGGTTTCTTCGTGTTGGTGGCGACCAACGGTTACAAAATAGCCGCAAGCAAAGAGTATACGAAACAGCTCAAGGATGCGGGACTGAGTATAGTTTATCTGAGTTTTGACGGTCTGACGGATAAAAGTAATCGTGAGAAGAAGAACCATCTGATCATAGACAGAATTTTGGAGAACTGCAGAGCGGCAAAACTGGGGATAGTGTTAGTTCCTACTGCGATCCGCGGTCTGAACGATGATGAGGTTTACGATATCGTCAAATTCGGACTTGAAAATGTCGATATAATAAGGGGCGTCAACTTTCAGCCGATCTCTTTCTGCGGTCGGATGAGTCCGGAGGATAGGGCTAATCAAAGATATACTATAACCGACCTTTTGGAAGATCTGGAGAAACAGAGTAACGGTGTGATACGTAAAGAGGACTTCTACCCTGTATCGACAGTACTGCCTATCACACGCTTTGTAGAAGCGTTCACGGGTAAACGGGAGGTTGCGTTTTCTGTCCATCCGATGTGCGGTTCTGCTACGTACATATTTAAGGACAGTGAAGGTAATTACATACCGGTTACGCGATTTGTCGATATCGATAAACTTATGGCTCTTCTTGACGAGTATGCTGAGAAGATCAAGGAATCACCGCCGATGCTTAAGAAGGTGCATCTTCTTGCACTGTTAAAAGACCTGATGTCTGTGATAGACAAAGAAAAGGCACCCAAAGAGATATCTCCGTACGAACTCATAAAACAGATCATTCTGCAAAAGGGCGACATTAATGCATTGGGTAAGTTCCATGAGCGCAGTCTGTTCGTTGGGACTATGCATTTCCAAGACCTGTACAACACAGATACGGACAGATTGATGCACTGTGCTATCCATTACATGACACCGGATATGAAAACAGTATCCTTCTGCGTATACAACAGCCTCGGTATCAGGGAGATGATCGAGAAGAAATACAGGAGGCCGTGGAAGGGAGGTAACAAAACGGATGTTCCCGGATCGCCCGCTGAGATAGCGTCCAAGCCTTAA